The following proteins are encoded in a genomic region of Gossypium hirsutum isolate 1008001.06 chromosome D05, Gossypium_hirsutum_v2.1, whole genome shotgun sequence:
- the LOC107902403 gene encoding protein BRASSINOSTEROID INSENSITIVE 1-like, with the protein MRNNNFTDTIPQTLVNMSNLEILNLGFNQLSGQVPSSIFNISSLKRIHFRDNSLSGGLPDDMCVHLPKLKELYLSRNELSSFIPSSIDKCCNLQILELSINQFSRIIPNNIGNLTQLKQLYLGLNNLEGQTEEIGNLLVWKCLEFKQLKVLQLEGLYLSWNGLSGNIPSSQVPEEIGNLFGTA; encoded by the exons ATGAGAAATAATAACTTCACTGACACAATCCCTCAAACACTTGTCAACATGTCTAATCTAGAGATCTTGAACTTGGGATTCAATCAATTATCTGGCCAGGTTCCATCTTCCATCTTTAACATTTCTTCTTTGAAAAGGATTCATTTTCGTGATAATAGTCTTTCTGGTGGCTTGCCCGATGATATGTGTGTCCATCTTCCCAAGCTGAAAGAGCTTTACTTGAGTAGAAATGAATTATCAAGTTTTATTCCATCAAGTATAGACAAATGCTGCAACCTTCAAATTTTGGAATTGTCTATTAATCAATTTAGTAGGATCATTCCAAACAACATTGGGAATTTGACACAACTTAAACAATTATACTTGGGGTTAAATAACCTAGAAG GTCAAACTGAAGAAATCGGTAATCTTTTGGTTTGGAAATGCTTAGAATTCAAGCAATTAAAGGTCTTACAG CTTGAAGGGCTTTACTTGAGTTGGAATGGATTATCTGGTAACATTCCATCAA GTCAAGTTCCTGAGGAAATCGGTAATCTTTTTGGAACTGCTTAG